Proteins co-encoded in one Trueperella abortisuis genomic window:
- a CDS encoding amidohydrolase, whose protein sequence is MTAITADIASRINDAAADMTDELVAWRRDFHRHPELGFQEYRTTAIILQALTDWGYEVLYGPDVCQADERMGLPGPEEDAAAFQRARDEGADPQWLEKIKGQFTGAVAIMRNGEGPTVGMRFDIDALPIHEADDPDFEPVARGFRSVHEGTMHACGHDAHITIGLGTAKLLASMKDAWSGTLKIIFQPAEEGVRGAKSIVAKGHLDDVDIMLAQHVDEKSQDGDLCSGSGGALATTKMDVNFFGRSAHASGAPEEGRNVVPAVATAILNLYAISRHSHGPSRVNVGKVIVDGGRNIIADKAHLEIEVRGETTQINEYMERRARTVIKAAADMYDLEYEIVRMGESISLDSDRELMERIDAVAADLGLVAREPNWMMASGSEDYAFMMDRVQRNGGKATFIRMLTASPAGAHNRKFCVQEKVLPAGVRIFAGAAIDLMARPV, encoded by the coding sequence ATGACCGCTATCACCGCCGATATTGCCAGTCGCATCAACGACGCCGCCGCCGACATGACCGACGAACTCGTGGCTTGGCGCCGCGACTTCCACCGCCACCCTGAGCTGGGATTCCAGGAGTACCGCACCACCGCGATCATCCTGCAAGCGCTGACCGACTGGGGCTACGAGGTGCTCTACGGCCCTGACGTGTGTCAGGCCGATGAGCGCATGGGCCTTCCCGGCCCGGAGGAGGACGCCGCCGCCTTCCAACGCGCGCGTGACGAAGGGGCGGATCCGCAGTGGCTGGAGAAGATTAAGGGCCAGTTCACGGGTGCCGTGGCCATCATGAGGAACGGGGAAGGGCCCACCGTCGGCATGCGCTTCGACATCGACGCCCTGCCCATCCACGAGGCGGACGACCCCGATTTCGAGCCGGTCGCGCGCGGCTTCCGCTCGGTTCACGAGGGGACGATGCACGCCTGCGGTCACGACGCCCATATCACCATCGGGCTTGGCACCGCCAAGCTGCTCGCAAGCATGAAGGACGCATGGTCGGGCACGCTCAAGATCATCTTCCAACCCGCGGAGGAGGGTGTGCGTGGGGCGAAGTCGATCGTGGCCAAGGGCCATCTCGACGACGTCGACATCATGCTCGCCCAACATGTGGATGAGAAGTCCCAGGACGGCGATCTGTGCTCCGGCTCCGGCGGCGCGCTCGCGACGACGAAGATGGATGTGAACTTCTTCGGCCGCTCTGCCCACGCCTCCGGGGCGCCGGAGGAGGGGCGCAACGTGGTGCCGGCCGTGGCGACGGCGATCCTTAACCTCTACGCGATCTCGCGCCACTCCCACGGGCCGAGCCGCGTCAACGTCGGCAAGGTGATCGTCGACGGCGGGCGCAACATCATCGCCGATAAGGCGCACCTGGAGATCGAGGTGCGCGGGGAAACGACGCAGATTAACGAGTACATGGAGCGGCGCGCCCGCACGGTTATCAAGGCCGCGGCCGACATGTATGACCTCGAGTATGAAATCGTGCGGATGGGGGAGTCGATCTCGCTCGACTCGGACCGCGAGCTCATGGAGCGGATCGACGCCGTCGCCGCGGACCTGGGCCTGGTGGCGCGCGAGCCGAACTGGATGATGGCATCCGGTTCGGAGGACTATGCCTTCATGATGGACAGGGTCCAGCGCAACGGAGGAAAGGCGACCTTCATCCGTATGCTTACCGCATCCCCGGCGGGTGCGCATAACCGTAAGTTCTGCGTGCAGGAGAAGGTGCTGCCTGCCGGGGTGCGGATTTTCGCCGGCGCAGCGATCGACCTCATGGCTCGACCCGTCTAG
- a CDS encoding thiol-activated cytolysin family protein, with protein MRKVIAASAVTTIVFASMLPTASFAATLPPDAAPEVSVSEKATADQSSNGVGVDRFLRGLTYDPVGVLAVKGEAIENVPVTRDELKDGTYTVYKHEKKSFNNLQADISAFEANNANVYPGALVLANQNLSKGSPVPFGVDRAPQTISVDLPGLTKGSNHTTIDKPTKSTVSAGINNLLDGWIDRNEKYPAHAAKMSYDESMVTSAQQLEAKFGLGFEKVSNKLNVNFDAINKNESQVAIASFKQIYYTVSADTPTNPHSVFGPSVTADELRERGVNEKNPLGYISSVNYGRQIFVKLETTSKSTDVKAAFSGVFKASFGDVKTDVETKYANILNSTRATVYVVGGSATKGVEVLTGKIDDLKRIIKEESTFSTKVPAVPISYVVNFLKDNQQAAVRSSGDYIETTATTHTSGEVTLRHEGGYVAKFDLSWDEVSFDENGVEKLTPKKWSGNWVGRTRGFRETIQLPANARNIRIIAGEGTGLAWDPWWTVIDKKDLPLVAHREIVLRGTTLNPWADNEVKEA; from the coding sequence ATGCGTAAGGTCATAGCTGCATCTGCAGTCACGACGATCGTTTTTGCCTCCATGCTTCCAACGGCATCCTTCGCGGCCACACTCCCGCCGGACGCGGCGCCGGAGGTCTCCGTGAGCGAGAAGGCGACGGCCGATCAATCCTCCAACGGTGTGGGAGTTGATCGTTTCCTTCGCGGCCTTACCTATGATCCCGTCGGGGTCTTGGCTGTCAAGGGTGAGGCCATCGAAAACGTGCCCGTCACCCGGGACGAGCTGAAGGACGGTACGTACACCGTTTACAAGCACGAGAAGAAGAGTTTCAATAACCTCCAGGCGGACATCTCCGCTTTTGAGGCAAACAACGCCAACGTGTATCCGGGAGCGCTGGTCCTCGCCAACCAGAATCTGTCCAAGGGGAGCCCGGTGCCCTTCGGCGTGGATCGAGCCCCGCAGACGATCAGTGTGGATCTGCCCGGCCTGACCAAGGGGAGCAACCACACGACCATCGATAAGCCGACGAAGAGCACCGTGAGCGCGGGAATCAATAACCTCCTCGATGGCTGGATCGATCGCAACGAGAAGTACCCGGCGCACGCCGCGAAAATGTCCTACGACGAGTCGATGGTCACCTCGGCCCAGCAGCTCGAGGCGAAGTTCGGCCTGGGCTTCGAGAAGGTTTCAAACAAGCTCAACGTTAACTTCGACGCGATCAACAAGAACGAGTCCCAGGTGGCCATCGCCTCCTTCAAGCAGATCTACTACACGGTCAGCGCCGATACTCCGACCAATCCGCACAGCGTCTTTGGCCCGTCGGTGACCGCCGATGAGCTGCGCGAGCGCGGCGTGAATGAGAAGAACCCGCTCGGCTACATCTCCTCGGTCAACTACGGCCGCCAGATCTTCGTCAAGCTCGAGACGACGTCGAAGTCCACTGACGTCAAGGCGGCCTTCAGCGGCGTCTTCAAGGCCAGCTTCGGGGACGTGAAGACCGACGTGGAGACGAAGTACGCGAACATCCTCAACAGCACCCGGGCAACCGTCTACGTCGTGGGTGGTAGCGCGACCAAGGGCGTGGAGGTCCTTACCGGCAAGATCGATGATCTCAAGCGGATCATCAAGGAGGAGAGCACCTTCTCGACGAAGGTCCCGGCTGTCCCCATCTCTTACGTGGTCAACTTCCTCAAGGACAACCAGCAGGCGGCCGTCCGCTCGAGCGGGGACTACATTGAAACGACGGCGACCACCCACACCTCCGGCGAGGTCACCCTTCGCCACGAGGGTGGCTACGTCGCCAAGTTCGACCTCTCCTGGGACGAGGTGAGCTTCGACGAGAACGGCGTGGAGAAGCTGACTCCGAAGAAGTGGTCCGGCAACTGGGTGGGTCGCACGCGTGGATTCCGTGAAACGATCCAGCTTCCGGCCAACGCGCGCAACATCCGGATCATCGCGGGCGAGGGAACGGGACTTGCGTGGGATCCGTGGTGGACGGTCATCGACAAGAAGGACCTTCCGCTGGTGGCACACCGAGAGATCGTCCTTCGCGGAACTACCCTCAACCCTTGGGCTGACAACGAGGTCAAGGAGGCGTAG
- a CDS encoding RNA-binding protein: MLADALEHLVRGIVDNPDDVEVTSRNTRRGELLEVRVNPEDLGRVIGRNGRTAKALRSVIGALATEGPVRVDVIETDL, from the coding sequence ATGCTTGCTGACGCCTTGGAACACCTCGTTCGCGGAATCGTGGACAACCCGGATGACGTGGAGGTCACCTCGCGCAATACTCGCCGCGGTGAACTCCTTGAGGTTCGGGTCAATCCTGAGGACCTCGGGCGCGTGATCGGCCGCAACGGCCGCACGGCCAAGGCGTTGCGCTCCGTGATCGGTGCACTCGCCACGGAGGGCCCGGTCCGCGTTGACGTGATCGAAACCGATCTGTAA
- a CDS encoding cation diffusion facilitator family transporter, whose amino-acid sequence MTQDTRPRQNLAPYAWLSIGVAVATIALKAGAYLATGSVSLLSDAMESVVNLVAAIIALISLTLAAKPASSRYTFGRSKAEYFSAAVEGAMIFGAAALIIFAAITRLAHPKPVESLGIGLAISTLAALINGATGAYLIRVGRRKCSITLEADGRHLLTDLITSVGVVAGLILVMVTGWDILDPLIAIAVAINIIWTGLALLRTSLAGLMDVTLPDAENAAIVEILHSYSEPGSISFHGLQTRQAGRERFINVDLQVPGGWTVKEGHDLATQVERSIQARLDNTDIVIHVEPIEDEASYEDIPEGFIPLGDEDWF is encoded by the coding sequence ATGACCCAAGATACTCGGCCACGGCAAAACCTCGCCCCCTACGCATGGCTCTCGATCGGCGTCGCCGTCGCGACGATTGCCCTCAAGGCGGGTGCCTACCTCGCCACCGGCTCTGTTTCGCTCCTGTCCGATGCGATGGAATCGGTGGTCAATCTCGTGGCCGCGATCATCGCGCTTATCTCACTCACGCTGGCCGCCAAGCCCGCCAGCTCGCGCTACACCTTCGGACGCTCAAAGGCCGAGTACTTCTCCGCGGCAGTCGAGGGCGCCATGATCTTCGGCGCCGCCGCCCTCATCATCTTCGCCGCGATCACCCGTCTAGCCCACCCCAAGCCGGTGGAGAGTCTCGGGATCGGCCTAGCCATCTCCACCCTTGCCGCCCTCATCAACGGCGCCACAGGCGCCTATCTCATCCGTGTGGGCCGCAGGAAGTGCTCGATCACGCTCGAGGCCGACGGGCGCCACCTGCTCACCGACCTGATCACCTCCGTCGGCGTCGTCGCTGGCCTGATCCTGGTCATGGTGACGGGCTGGGACATCCTCGACCCGCTGATCGCCATCGCGGTGGCCATCAACATCATCTGGACCGGCCTCGCGCTCCTGCGCACCTCACTCGCCGGCCTCATGGACGTCACCCTTCCCGACGCCGAGAACGCCGCCATCGTCGAGATCCTGCACAGCTACTCGGAGCCCGGCTCGATCAGCTTCCACGGCCTGCAGACCCGCCAGGCCGGCCGCGAGCGCTTCATCAACGTCGACCTCCAGGTTCCCGGAGGATGGACGGTCAAGGAGGGACACGACCTCGCCACGCAGGTCGAGCGCTCAATCCAGGCGCGCCTAGACAACACCGACATTGTCATCCACGTCGAGCCGATCGAGGACGAGGCCTCCTACGAGGACATTCCCGAAGGCTTCATTCCGCTCGGCGACGAGGACTGGTTCTAG
- the ftsY gene encoding signal recognition particle-docking protein FtsY — MDIQQIIILVVGIFAILGLASALIVRQRRSSSKELPWQERPELEEQRSPAAPDGAGAEPEAKPESGVVDAESAKASAEPSPAESTPPAAEVEVPESVGSRMERLRGRLATSGALGRALLSILSRSDLSEADWEELEDTLLLADLGLDATTELMDTLRVQTKVRGTTDVEEVRAILREQLLPLVGPDMDRSLNLEPVVADDERHPASVLMVGVNGTGKTTTTGKLARLLVADGKTVVLGAADTFRAAAADQLTTWGERVGVDVVRSDREGADPASVAFEAVKVGRESGVDVVIVDTAGRLQNKAGLMDELGKIRRVMEKGAPLREVLLVLDATTGQNGMTQAKVFAEVAGITGIVLTKLDGTAKGGIVVSVQRELGVPVKFVGLGEGADDLAPFNPEDFVDSLLS; from the coding sequence GTGGATATTCAACAGATCATCATTCTTGTCGTTGGCATTTTCGCCATCCTGGGACTGGCGAGCGCGCTTATCGTGCGCCAGCGTAGGTCCTCGTCGAAGGAGCTGCCCTGGCAGGAGCGACCCGAGCTCGAGGAGCAGAGAAGCCCCGCGGCGCCCGATGGCGCCGGCGCTGAGCCGGAAGCAAAGCCCGAGTCCGGCGTCGTCGACGCGGAGTCGGCCAAGGCCAGTGCCGAACCGTCCCCGGCCGAATCGACCCCTCCGGCAGCCGAGGTCGAGGTGCCGGAGTCGGTGGGCTCGCGCATGGAGCGCCTGCGCGGACGCCTGGCGACGTCGGGCGCGCTCGGCCGCGCCCTGCTCTCGATCCTTTCCCGCTCCGACCTGTCCGAGGCGGATTGGGAGGAGCTCGAGGACACGCTCCTCCTTGCAGACCTCGGCCTGGATGCCACCACCGAACTCATGGACACCCTGCGCGTGCAGACTAAGGTCCGCGGCACCACCGACGTCGAGGAGGTGCGCGCCATCCTGCGCGAGCAACTCCTGCCGCTCGTCGGCCCGGACATGGACCGCTCCCTCAACCTGGAGCCCGTCGTCGCCGACGACGAACGCCACCCGGCTTCCGTGCTCATGGTCGGGGTCAACGGCACGGGCAAGACGACGACGACTGGCAAGCTCGCCCGCCTCCTGGTGGCCGACGGCAAGACCGTGGTGCTTGGTGCTGCGGACACGTTCCGTGCGGCGGCCGCCGATCAGCTCACCACGTGGGGCGAGCGCGTGGGGGTCGACGTCGTGCGCTCTGACCGCGAGGGCGCCGACCCGGCGTCGGTGGCATTCGAGGCGGTCAAGGTTGGGCGCGAGTCGGGGGTCGACGTCGTCATCGTCGATACAGCTGGCCGCCTCCAGAACAAAGCGGGTCTCATGGACGAGTTGGGCAAGATCCGGCGCGTCATGGAGAAGGGCGCGCCGCTGCGTGAAGTGCTCCTCGTGCTGGACGCGACGACCGGCCAGAACGGCATGACTCAGGCGAAGGTGTTCGCTGAGGTCGCGGGCATCACCGGTATCGTGCTGACCAAGCTTGACGGCACGGCCAAGGGCGGGATCGTCGTCTCGGTCCAGCGCGAGCTAGGCGTGCCGGTGAAGTTCGTCGGCTTGGGGGAGGGCGCCGACGACCTGGCGCCTTTCAACCCGGAAGACTTCGTCGACTCCCTGCTGTCCTGA
- the ffh gene encoding signal recognition particle protein — protein MFNSLSDRITGSLRNLRKAGRLSEKDVEAVIGDIRRALLDADVALPVVRQFTAAVREKAVGAVASQALNPAQQVVKIVNDELVEVLGGQTRELNWAAKPPTVIMLAGLQGAGKTTLAGKLGRWLRENGHRPLLVASDLQRPNAVGQLQVVGEQAGVHVFAPEPGNGVGDPVEVARSSIRYAKDNTFDVVVVDTAGRLGVDEEMMAQARDIRDAVNPDEILFVLDAMVGQDAVNTSLAFRDGVGFTGVVLSKLDGDARGGAALSVRGVTGQPVLFASTGEKLDAFERFHPDRMASRILDMGDLLTLIEQAERTWSEQQAEDLASKMVGGDFTLDDFLEQLNQLRKMGSMKKLMGMLPGMGQYRQALEDFDEREIDRQEAIVKSMTPAERADTRILNGSRRLRIANGSGTTVTEVNQLVDRFEQAKKVMTSMSRGGMPSVPGMPNMPGMGGGYTKRQNKKKRKTSGSKKGRSGNPAKRRQQELAAQREAEAKKGSAFGGPKAKPEVDMDELARFLK, from the coding sequence ATGTTTAATTCGCTTTCTGATCGGATCACCGGTTCGCTTCGCAACCTGCGCAAGGCAGGGCGCCTGTCGGAGAAGGACGTCGAGGCGGTTATCGGAGACATTCGCCGCGCGCTGCTGGATGCGGACGTGGCCCTGCCCGTCGTGCGGCAGTTCACTGCCGCGGTCCGTGAGAAGGCGGTCGGAGCGGTGGCGAGCCAGGCGCTCAACCCCGCCCAGCAGGTGGTCAAGATCGTCAACGACGAGCTTGTCGAGGTGCTCGGCGGCCAGACGCGCGAGCTGAATTGGGCCGCCAAGCCGCCCACGGTCATCATGCTCGCCGGCCTCCAGGGCGCGGGCAAGACCACCCTGGCCGGCAAGCTTGGCCGGTGGCTGCGGGAGAACGGTCACCGTCCGCTCCTCGTCGCCTCCGACCTTCAGCGCCCCAACGCCGTGGGGCAACTTCAGGTGGTTGGCGAGCAGGCTGGCGTCCACGTGTTCGCGCCCGAGCCGGGCAATGGCGTGGGCGATCCGGTCGAGGTGGCCCGCAGCTCGATCAGGTACGCCAAGGACAACACCTTCGACGTGGTCGTGGTCGACACGGCCGGCCGCCTCGGCGTGGATGAAGAGATGATGGCTCAGGCCCGCGACATCCGCGACGCCGTTAACCCGGACGAGATCCTGTTCGTCCTCGATGCGATGGTTGGCCAGGACGCCGTCAACACATCCCTCGCCTTCCGCGACGGGGTGGGCTTTACCGGCGTCGTGCTGTCCAAGCTCGATGGCGATGCGCGCGGTGGAGCTGCGCTGTCGGTGCGCGGGGTGACCGGCCAGCCGGTGCTCTTCGCCTCGACGGGCGAGAAGCTGGACGCATTCGAACGTTTCCACCCCGACCGAATGGCCTCCCGCATCCTCGACATGGGCGACCTGCTCACTCTCATCGAGCAGGCCGAGCGCACGTGGAGCGAGCAGCAGGCAGAGGACCTGGCGTCGAAGATGGTGGGCGGGGACTTCACCCTCGATGACTTCCTTGAGCAGCTGAACCAGTTGCGCAAGATGGGTTCGATGAAGAAGCTCATGGGGATGCTGCCCGGCATGGGGCAGTACCGTCAGGCGCTGGAGGACTTCGACGAACGAGAGATCGATCGCCAGGAGGCAATCGTGAAGTCGATGACGCCGGCCGAACGAGCCGACACCCGCATCCTCAACGGTTCGCGTCGCCTTCGCATCGCCAATGGTTCGGGCACCACCGTCACCGAGGTCAATCAGCTTGTGGACCGCTTCGAGCAGGCGAAGAAGGTGATGACCAGCATGTCCCGCGGAGGGATGCCGTCCGTGCCGGGCATGCCGAACATGCCGGGCATGGGCGGGGGCTATACGAAACGGCAAAACAAGAAGAAGCGCAAGACATCGGGGTCGAAGAAGGGCCGCTCGGGTAACCCGGCCAAGCGCCGCCAGCAGGAACTTGCCGCTCAGCGCGAGGCCGAGGCGAAGAAGGGTAGCGCCTTCGGCGGCCCGAAGGCCAAGCCCGAGGTTGACATGGACGAGTTGGCAAGGTTCTTGAAGTAG
- the rimM gene encoding ribosome maturation factor RimM (Essential for efficient processing of 16S rRNA): MQLTVAIVGAAHGLKGEVKLDVRTDDPERRLAVGAALETDPADMGPVTIASRREYKGAQYVRFAEYSDRTGAESLRGVKLVIESDEDEAEEDAWFPHELEGLEALDPEGYELGVVVGLEPMPAQDLLVVREPDGILTRVPFVKEIVTEVDLEDHCVVIDAPAGLFSPDELVISEETEGH, translated from the coding sequence ATGCAGCTGACGGTGGCGATCGTGGGCGCGGCCCACGGGCTCAAGGGCGAGGTCAAGCTCGACGTGCGGACGGACGATCCGGAGCGGCGCTTGGCCGTGGGGGCGGCACTGGAGACCGACCCTGCGGACATGGGGCCGGTGACCATCGCCTCCCGGCGCGAGTACAAGGGCGCACAGTACGTGCGCTTCGCCGAGTACTCAGATCGGACGGGCGCCGAATCCCTGCGCGGGGTGAAACTGGTCATCGAATCTGACGAGGACGAGGCCGAGGAGGATGCCTGGTTCCCGCACGAACTTGAGGGTCTGGAGGCGCTCGATCCGGAAGGCTATGAGCTGGGAGTGGTTGTCGGCCTCGAGCCGATGCCCGCCCAGGACCTCCTGGTGGTGCGCGAGCCGGACGGCATCCTCACCCGTGTGCCCTTCGTCAAGGAGATCGTCACCGAGGTCGACCTCGAGGATCACTGCGTCGTCATCGACGCGCCCGCCGGGCTCTTCTCGCCCGATGAGCTCGTCATCTCCGAGGAAACAGAGGGGCACTAA
- a CDS encoding CPBP family intramembrane glutamic endopeptidase, translating into MWPYLSFGIVHFVKVFLPHQGHLLGWIVSFLPSEGAYALPANLLYTVVVLLWLSHMKASVLPDVGSTSEQSLRRGLSQGTMMFFVGATAQLLLMRMSSVVLYQEADRIEVNDLDSYVSGFSEFASWGPRESFWAAKLLSGIDGANEELVLVALVMTVARSARFSWKSALIISLLFRWSIHLYYGPIHAFFRVALWGTFVALWFMKNRNVFPMWVAHFVANVFSGVAGWEDTPIHRIVSWWVESGELLVVSLGLVGLAIVLVRWSGVRDKSPMSPKLIPCAEAKWKKLVSRCAWGIGSFSVFVATFALGLGLHHHYRFGIPPALKRGQANVVNLSVGDSLCIGLGYGLMEVFLALLTSWLISRLRYRPTRVMVLVIAIRFVSYIELGVAQAAFLAFLWGTLAFVWIFLTGRFVPVAMAAFYSFASVGWSYATVAEEAPVLYWLKTQAEPWLFFVALSAILIGCLSGKVLEEPAPRAMCKGY; encoded by the coding sequence ATGTGGCCGTACCTGTCGTTCGGAATTGTTCACTTTGTTAAGGTTTTCCTCCCTCATCAAGGACACCTCCTAGGCTGGATTGTCTCTTTCCTGCCGAGCGAAGGTGCATACGCCTTACCGGCAAATCTGCTGTACACGGTGGTGGTATTGCTTTGGCTGTCCCATATGAAGGCTTCGGTTTTGCCTGACGTGGGATCGACGAGCGAGCAGAGCTTACGTCGTGGTCTTTCGCAAGGCACCATGATGTTTTTCGTAGGAGCAACTGCCCAATTGCTTCTCATGCGCATGTCCTCGGTTGTTCTATATCAGGAAGCTGACAGGATCGAGGTAAACGATCTTGATAGTTACGTATCAGGTTTTTCTGAGTTTGCCAGTTGGGGCCCTCGAGAGTCTTTCTGGGCAGCAAAACTGCTAAGCGGTATAGATGGAGCCAACGAAGAACTCGTTCTTGTTGCTTTAGTAATGACCGTGGCAAGAAGTGCTCGCTTTTCATGGAAGAGCGCGCTTATTATCTCGCTACTATTTCGCTGGTCAATTCACCTTTACTATGGCCCGATACACGCATTCTTTCGAGTTGCGCTGTGGGGCACATTTGTCGCGCTCTGGTTTATGAAGAATCGCAACGTTTTCCCGATGTGGGTCGCGCATTTCGTCGCCAATGTCTTTTCCGGCGTGGCCGGCTGGGAAGATACGCCGATTCATCGGATCGTCAGTTGGTGGGTTGAATCAGGTGAGTTGCTTGTCGTCAGCCTTGGCCTCGTGGGGTTGGCGATAGTCCTCGTGAGATGGTCTGGCGTGAGGGACAAAAGCCCGATGTCGCCGAAGCTCATCCCTTGCGCGGAAGCCAAATGGAAGAAGCTTGTGTCTCGTTGCGCCTGGGGAATTGGCAGTTTTAGCGTTTTTGTCGCGACGTTCGCGCTTGGACTGGGGCTTCACCACCATTACAGGTTTGGTATTCCGCCAGCCTTAAAGCGGGGCCAAGCTAACGTCGTCAACTTGAGCGTAGGAGACTCTCTCTGCATCGGTCTCGGTTATGGCCTGATGGAGGTCTTCCTTGCCTTGTTGACATCGTGGCTGATATCCAGGTTGCGCTACCGCCCGACGCGGGTCATGGTCCTCGTCATCGCGATCCGGTTCGTATCCTATATCGAGCTAGGAGTTGCGCAGGCGGCTTTCCTCGCATTCCTGTGGGGCACGCTTGCATTCGTCTGGATCTTTTTGACGGGCCGTTTCGTGCCTGTGGCGATGGCAGCGTTCTACAGTTTTGCGTCAGTGGGATGGAGCTATGCGACGGTCGCTGAGGAAGCGCCGGTGTTGTACTGGTTGAAGACGCAGGCAGAGCCGTGGCTCTTCTTTGTCGCTTTGTCTGCCATACTTATCGGGTGTCTATCTGGGAAGGTCCTCGAGGAGCCTGCGCCCAGAGCTATGTGCAAGGGGTATTGA
- a CDS encoding amidohydrolase family protein, with the protein MVIRVSGALRGTDASQAWIVDGRLTFEAPPPGVPNEEIAGFAYPGLLDVHTHPGMRRTPEPLPVAEMRRRLEVLARHGITAVRDAGGQHDPKVAWEPGLARVMHSGQHIARFKRYERYLAVDVEPADLPGEALRQLRRGDGWIKIVGDWIDREVGDTTPLWPRAALIDAVAAVHDAGGKVTVHTFATETVDDLLEAGVDGIEHGTGMTRDHLLEAAARGIFVTPTVHQIRRFPEFVAKGARFPAYVKRMMGMDARRREHLALMVETGTHVLMGSDTAENVAEVNLVDELIDAVDDGMPADLVMAAATYDGRASIGFDVWAQGEPADLVVYREDPEDNIETLREPVAVFASGVRVV; encoded by the coding sequence ATGGTCATTCGTGTTTCTGGAGCTTTGCGCGGGACAGATGCGAGCCAGGCTTGGATCGTGGACGGCCGCCTCACCTTCGAGGCGCCGCCTCCGGGCGTGCCGAACGAGGAGATAGCCGGGTTTGCCTACCCCGGCCTCCTCGACGTTCATACTCACCCCGGCATGCGCCGAACGCCCGAGCCGCTGCCGGTGGCAGAGATGCGCCGCCGTCTTGAAGTTCTGGCCCGCCACGGGATCACCGCCGTGCGCGATGCCGGGGGACAGCACGACCCGAAGGTCGCCTGGGAGCCGGGGCTCGCCCGCGTCATGCATTCCGGCCAGCACATCGCACGCTTCAAACGTTACGAGCGCTACCTCGCCGTCGACGTCGAGCCGGCCGACCTCCCCGGCGAGGCGCTGCGTCAGCTCCGGCGCGGGGACGGCTGGATCAAGATCGTGGGCGACTGGATCGACCGCGAGGTTGGGGACACCACGCCGCTGTGGCCGCGGGCTGCGCTTATCGACGCAGTCGCCGCCGTCCACGACGCCGGGGGCAAGGTCACCGTCCACACCTTCGCCACCGAGACCGTCGATGACCTGCTGGAGGCCGGCGTGGATGGGATCGAGCACGGGACCGGCATGACCCGTGACCACCTGCTTGAGGCTGCCGCGCGAGGCATCTTCGTCACCCCGACGGTCCACCAGATTAGGCGCTTCCCCGAATTCGTGGCCAAGGGTGCGAGGTTCCCCGCCTACGTGAAGCGGATGATGGGGATGGATGCGCGGCGTCGGGAGCACCTGGCCCTCATGGTCGAGACGGGCACGCACGTCCTCATGGGATCGGACACCGCCGAGAACGTCGCCGAGGTCAACTTGGTTGATGAGCTGATCGACGCCGTCGACGACGGCATGCCGGCCGACCTCGTCATGGCCGCCGCCACCTACGACGGGCGGGCCAGCATCGGTTTTGACGTGTGGGCGCAGGGCGAGCCTGCCGACCTCGTCGTCTATCGGGAAGACCCGGAAGACAACATCGAGACCCTGCGTGAGCCGGTGGCCGTCTTCGCCTCGGGTGTGCGGGTGGTCTAG
- the rpsP gene encoding 30S ribosomal protein S16 has protein sequence MAVKIRLKRMGKIREAHYRVVVVDSRKKRDGRVIEEIGYYNPNTEPSVIDINSERARYWISVGAQPSEPVLAQLKITGDWQAAKGLEGGSTLKTAEAVDIAAQREEATKAVQAEAEKRRADKAKAREEAEAAAKAEAEAETDEAPAEAEEA, from the coding sequence GTGGCAGTCAAGATTCGTTTGAAGCGTATGGGCAAGATTCGCGAGGCCCACTACCGCGTCGTCGTCGTCGATTCTCGCAAGAAGCGCGACGGGCGCGTCATCGAGGAGATCGGTTACTACAACCCGAACACCGAGCCGTCGGTGATCGACATCAACTCGGAGCGTGCTCGTTACTGGATCTCGGTCGGCGCCCAGCCCTCCGAGCCGGTGCTCGCGCAGCTGAAGATCACGGGCGATTGGCAGGCGGCCAAGGGCCTTGAGGGTGGCTCCACCCTCAAGACGGCCGAGGCCGTGGACATCGCCGCACAGCGCGAAGAGGCCACCAAGGCCGTCCAGGCTGAGGCTGAGAAGCGTCGTGCCGACAAGGCGAAGGCTCGTGAGGAGGCCGAGGCGGCCGCCAAGGCCGAGGCCGAGGCTGAAACCGACGAGGCTCCGGCAGAGGCTGAGGAAGCGTAA